In a single window of the Nicotiana tomentosiformis chromosome 8, ASM39032v3, whole genome shotgun sequence genome:
- the LOC138897590 gene encoding uncharacterized protein: protein MKMPSFKRTRDPDLYLDWERKVEAIFDCHNYSEGKKVKLVVVEFSNYAAIWWKKLTKDRLQEGQASIATWVEIKRVMRKRFVPSHFQRELQQHLQTLKQGYMYVDEYFKAVDMAMMQANCMEEEKATMARFLNGLNKEIADVVELQ from the coding sequence ATgaagatgccatctttcaagagaacaagggatccagacttgtaccttgattgggagagaaaggttgaagccatctttgactgtcacaactactctgagggtaagaaggttaaacttgTTGTTGTTGAGTTTTCTAACTATGCTGCTATTTGGTGGAAAAAGCTTACTAAGGACAGATTGCAAGAAGGACAAGCATCAATTGCTACTTGGGTTGAGATAAAAAGGGTGATGAGGAAGAGATTCGtaccatcacactttcaaagGGAGCTACAACAACATCTTCAAACATTGAAGCAAGGGTACATGTATGTGGATGAGTACTTTAAGGCTGTGGATATGGCTATGATGcaagctaattgtatggaggaagaaaaggctacAATGGCTAGAtttttaaatggtttaaataaggaaatagctgatgtagtagaattacaataa
- the LOC104095311 gene encoding uncharacterized protein, with product MKKRSRSTRKSSAADFLSTPPATSAASPVQSMSESPKPFVFNFNTFNATPTSSSKKKLRTTGKKSFNISSPEQLKPAGSPASVKNLKSIADLKEFASSQLDSVKRQIERSHMEILKDLEASQSRLQKRLKIQTQGCQQVADEAEREYKKMSERINEGRDAMKASYSTFMAELQASGARLCKQTIPELSQSAEKAIDTLKNRYGIHSTSAC from the exons ATGAAGAAAAGATCGAGATCGACGAGGAAGTCATCTGCGGCGGATTTTCTGTCAACTCCGCCGGCGACCTCGGCTGCAAGTCCTGTCCAGTCGATGAGTGAGTCTCCGAAGCCATTCGTGTTCAATTTCAATACGTTCAACGCTACGCCAACATCATCATCGAAGAAGAAGCTGAGGACTACTGGAAAGAAGAGCTTCAATATTTCAAGTCCGGAGCAGTTGAAACCTGCCGGTTCTCCGGCGTCAGTCAAAAACCTGAAGTCGATAGCGGATCTGAAGGAATTTGCATCTTCTCAATTGGACTCTGTTAAGCGCCAGATTGAGCGATCGCACATGGAGATTCTCAAGGACCTCGAGGCTTCTCAATCTCGCCTTCAGAAACGTCTCAAG ATTCAGACACAAGGATGCCAGCAAGTGGCAGATGAAGCAGAAAGGGAGTATAAAAAGATGTCTGAGCGAATCAATGAAGGCAGGGATGCAATGAAG GCTTCATATTCAACGTTCATGGCAGAACTTCAAGCTAGTGGAGCTCGTT TGTGTAAACAAACCATCCCTGAGTTGTCACAATCTGCCGAGAAAGCCATAGATACTCTCAAGAACCGTTATGGGATCCATTCAACTTCAGCTTGTTGA